The Stappia sp. genome window below encodes:
- a CDS encoding enoyl-CoA hydratase/isomerase family protein — protein MSDTRDITYATVLSTRDDHGVRTITLNRPESLNAMNRALIDDVARAFEDANADRATRAIVFTGAGKAFCAGDDRCEHVHPETEEDARDLVLAIQRATHAIMLGPKPVVGAINGWAVGGGFEWAINCDFPIWARSARGFFPEVSLNLFVTGAVTALLPALVGLMKAREMLTFGERYDAEELARLGVAWKVVDDADLMATAQDTARRLADLPPLSVRAMKRVLNAAAVPDLHRALALETDATVTGFLDPETTRRLSAF, from the coding sequence ATGAGCGACACACGCGACATCACCTATGCCACCGTGCTGAGCACGCGCGACGACCATGGCGTGCGCACCATCACGCTGAACCGGCCCGAAAGCCTCAACGCCATGAACCGGGCGCTGATCGACGACGTGGCCCGCGCCTTCGAGGACGCCAATGCCGACCGGGCCACGCGCGCCATCGTCTTCACCGGGGCCGGCAAGGCGTTTTGCGCCGGCGACGACCGATGCGAGCATGTCCATCCGGAAACGGAAGAGGACGCCCGCGATCTGGTGCTGGCGATCCAGCGCGCGACCCACGCGATCATGCTCGGCCCCAAGCCGGTCGTCGGCGCGATCAACGGCTGGGCCGTCGGCGGCGGCTTCGAATGGGCGATCAACTGCGACTTTCCGATCTGGGCGCGCTCGGCGCGCGGCTTCTTCCCGGAGGTGTCGCTCAACCTCTTCGTGACCGGCGCGGTGACGGCGCTGCTGCCGGCGCTCGTCGGACTGATGAAGGCGCGCGAGATGCTGACCTTCGGGGAGCGCTACGACGCTGAGGAACTCGCCCGGCTCGGCGTCGCCTGGAAGGTGGTCGACGACGCGGACCTGATGGCAACCGCGCAAGACACCGCCCGTCGCCTCGCGGACCTGCCGCCCCTGTCCGTGCGCGCCATGAAGCGCGTGCTCAACGCGGCCGCCGTGCCCGACCTGCACCGCGCGCTCGCGCTGGAAACCGACGCCACCGTCACCGGTTTTCTCGACCCCGAAACCACCCGCCGCCTCAGCGCCTTTTGA
- a CDS encoding TetR/AcrR family transcriptional regulator, with the protein MTPRRIAPRTIDASSAEEARKAPHPSAGPEAGSGIAGRETASENTGSATGSPAYGETLTRQAAGQPKGARTRAHIMSTACTLLDSVTPQDLTVSRICAAAGIAHGTFYIHFADKTVLLAELLDGFVAHVQVAMRRAGRAGPTDPVRAATAAYAALFAHNRGLMRCLIHHLDGFPDARAAFHDLNRAWVETVVVATRRRLARAGRADAIADAELYRRAYALGGMVDQYFASLYLSGDPGLEAVSRDPDAVIETLSLIWDRGMKP; encoded by the coding sequence ATGACACCCAGACGCATCGCCCCCCGCACGATCGACGCGTCCAGCGCCGAAGAGGCGCGCAAGGCACCGCATCCGTCCGCCGGGCCCGAGGCCGGCTCCGGAATTGCCGGGCGCGAAACAGCCTCCGAAAACACCGGGTCCGCCACCGGCTCGCCCGCCTATGGCGAGACGCTGACGCGTCAAGCCGCCGGGCAGCCGAAGGGCGCGCGGACGCGGGCGCACATCATGAGCACGGCCTGCACCCTGCTCGACAGTGTGACGCCGCAGGATCTCACCGTGTCGCGGATCTGCGCGGCCGCCGGCATCGCGCATGGCACCTTCTACATTCATTTCGCCGACAAGACGGTGTTGCTCGCGGAGCTGTTGGACGGCTTCGTCGCCCATGTGCAGGTCGCCATGCGCCGCGCCGGCCGGGCTGGCCCGACGGATCCCGTGCGCGCCGCGACGGCCGCCTATGCCGCGCTCTTCGCGCACAATCGCGGGCTCATGCGCTGCCTGATCCACCATCTGGACGGTTTTCCGGACGCGCGCGCCGCCTTTCACGATCTCAACCGCGCCTGGGTCGAGACCGTCGTCGTGGCGACCCGGCGACGGCTGGCGCGCGCGGGGCGCGCCGACGCCATCGCCGATGCCGAGCTTTATCGCCGCGCCTATGCGCTCGGCGGGATGGTCGACCAGTATTTCGCCAGCCTCTACCTGTCCGGCGACCCCGGTCTGGAGGCGGTCTCGCGCGATCCCGACGCGGTGATCGAAACGCTCAGCCTGATCTGGGACCGGGGGATGAAGCCATGA
- a CDS encoding sulfite oxidase yields the protein MDDREFDLEPALREVPERDAGSERDAEPRDSGRRGFLKAAGIAALGTAVAVPFARFFPEGLQPVGLAHAQGADMDAYAFKDQLTLLNDRPINAETAAHLLDDRVTPANRLFIRNNGNVPEHALEGDASGWTLTVDGEVDTPLELTLDDLKSNFETVTRQLVLECGGNGRAFFVPGASGNQWTTGAVGCPEWTGVRMRDVLNAAGVKPSAVYTGHYGNDPHLSGDPDKVPISRGVPIEKALEEDALIAWAMNGEDLPPIHGFPLRTVVPGYPGSASQKWLTRIWVRDQVHDGPKMGGYSYRLPAYPVAPGTEVPEDDMVVMTTMPVKSLITSPATGTQLGGRIVEVRGHAWADGDVASVHVSHDFGQTWQEAELEKPVNRYAWQHFTARIPLPQAGYYEIWARATDTQGRTQPVTTPGWNPRGYGNNMVHRIAVLAS from the coding sequence ATGGACGATCGGGAGTTCGATCTAGAACCTGCCCTGCGCGAGGTCCCGGAGCGGGACGCCGGGTCCGAGCGGGATGCGGAGCCGCGGGACAGCGGCCGGCGGGGCTTCCTGAAGGCGGCCGGAATCGCGGCTTTGGGAACGGCGGTGGCCGTGCCCTTCGCGCGTTTCTTTCCCGAAGGGCTTCAGCCCGTCGGGCTGGCGCATGCGCAAGGCGCAGACATGGACGCCTATGCGTTCAAGGACCAGCTGACCCTGCTCAACGACCGGCCGATCAACGCGGAGACGGCCGCGCATCTGCTGGACGACCGGGTCACGCCGGCAAACCGTCTGTTCATCCGCAACAACGGGAACGTTCCGGAGCATGCGCTGGAGGGCGACGCCTCGGGCTGGACGCTCACCGTCGACGGCGAGGTCGACACGCCGCTCGAACTGACCCTCGACGATCTCAAGTCCAACTTCGAGACCGTGACACGCCAGCTCGTGCTGGAATGCGGCGGCAACGGCCGCGCGTTCTTCGTGCCGGGGGCTTCGGGCAACCAGTGGACCACCGGCGCCGTCGGCTGTCCGGAGTGGACGGGCGTGCGCATGCGCGACGTGCTGAATGCCGCCGGCGTGAAGCCGAGCGCCGTCTACACCGGGCACTACGGCAACGACCCGCATCTGTCCGGCGACCCGGACAAGGTGCCGATCTCGCGCGGCGTTCCCATCGAGAAGGCGCTGGAGGAAGACGCGCTGATCGCCTGGGCGATGAACGGCGAGGATCTGCCGCCGATCCACGGCTTCCCGCTGCGTACGGTGGTGCCGGGCTATCCGGGCTCGGCCTCGCAGAAGTGGCTGACGCGCATCTGGGTGCGTGACCAGGTCCACGACGGGCCGAAGATGGGCGGCTATTCCTACCGCCTGCCGGCCTATCCAGTGGCGCCGGGCACCGAGGTGCCGGAGGACGACATGGTGGTGATGACCACCATGCCGGTGAAGTCGCTGATCACCAGCCCGGCGACCGGCACCCAGCTCGGCGGCCGTATCGTCGAGGTGCGCGGGCATGCCTGGGCCGACGGCGACGTGGCGAGCGTGCATGTGTCGCACGACTTCGGCCAGACCTGGCAGGAGGCGGAGCTGGAAAAGCCGGTCAACCGCTACGCCTGGCAGCATTTCACCGCGCGCATCCCGCTGCCGCAGGCCGGCTACTACGAGATCTGGGCGCGGGCGACCGATACGCAGGGCCGCACCCAGCCGGTCACGACGCCGGGCTGGAACCCGCGTGGCTACGGCAACAACATGGTGCATCGGATCGCCGTTCTGGCGAGCTGA
- a CDS encoding PepSY domain-containing protein, with translation MKRILIVTAALATGAGLFAIGAQASDDGRQLTNVPPRAEWMSIADLSAKLEAQGYKIREIEVERGAYDVEMIDANGMKVEGYFHPVTGEPLPYRDDD, from the coding sequence ATGAAACGCATTCTGATCGTGACCGCCGCGCTCGCCACCGGTGCCGGCCTCTTCGCCATCGGCGCCCAGGCCTCCGACGACGGCCGGCAGCTGACCAATGTCCCGCCGCGCGCGGAATGGATGAGCATTGCCGATCTCAGCGCGAAGCTGGAGGCCCAGGGCTACAAGATCCGCGAGATCGAGGTGGAGCGCGGCGCCTACGACGTGGAGATGATCGACGCCAACGGCATGAAGGTCGAAGGCTACTTCCATCCGGTCACGGGCGAGCCCCTGCCCTACCGCGACGACGACTGA
- a CDS encoding PepSY domain-containing protein → MKTLPVLALLTLLLPAFATSALADRDDHDRARAALERGEVLPLSQLLARIEAEFGGRVIEIEFERDDGRFVYEFEIVSADGRLAEVTVDAATGAILEREFDDDDDDHDRGWDD, encoded by the coding sequence ATGAAAACGCTTCCCGTCCTTGCCCTTCTCACGCTTCTCCTCCCTGCCTTCGCCACGTCGGCGCTGGCCGATCGCGACGATCACGACCGGGCCCGCGCCGCGCTGGAGCGCGGCGAGGTGCTGCCGCTGTCGCAATTGCTTGCCAGGATCGAGGCGGAGTTCGGCGGCCGCGTGATCGAGATCGAGTTCGAGCGCGACGACGGCCGCTTCGTCTATGAGTTCGAGATCGTCTCCGCCGACGGACGTCTGGCGGAAGTCACGGTCGATGCCGCCACCGGCGCCATCCTGGAACGCGAGTTCGACGATGACGATGATGACCACGACCGTGGCTGGGACGATTGA
- a CDS encoding response regulator transcription factor: MRALVVEDDARIASDVAAALGGAAFRVEVCSDGEEAWFLGDTESYDLVVLDLGLPGLDGLSILKRWRANARDMPVLVLTARGSWQERVEGIEAGADDYLPKPFRMEELIARARALVRRSAGRGAAVQRIGALAIDTNRMQVSLDGRPVTLTALEYRLISYLALHATRVVPAGELLEHLYGDDDARETNALEAVIARLRRKLGAGVIGTRRGFGYYLEGSGA; this comes from the coding sequence ATGCGCGCGCTTGTCGTGGAGGATGACGCGCGGATCGCGTCGGACGTGGCGGCGGCCCTGGGCGGGGCGGCCTTTCGCGTCGAGGTCTGTTCCGATGGCGAGGAGGCGTGGTTTCTCGGCGACACCGAAAGCTACGACCTCGTGGTGCTCGATCTGGGTCTGCCGGGGCTCGACGGCCTGTCGATCCTGAAACGCTGGCGCGCCAACGCCCGCGACATGCCGGTGCTCGTGCTCACCGCGCGCGGCAGCTGGCAGGAGCGTGTGGAGGGGATCGAGGCGGGCGCCGACGACTATCTGCCCAAGCCCTTCCGCATGGAGGAGCTCATCGCCCGTGCCCGGGCGCTGGTGCGCCGGTCGGCCGGGCGCGGGGCGGCGGTGCAGCGGATCGGCGCGCTCGCCATCGACACCAACCGCATGCAGGTGTCGCTCGACGGGCGCCCGGTGACGCTGACCGCGCTGGAGTATCGTCTGATTTCCTATCTCGCCCTGCACGCCACCCGCGTCGTGCCGGCGGGCGAGCTGCTGGAGCATCTCTATGGCGACGACGACGCGCGCGAGACGAATGCGCTGGAAGCGGTGATCGCGCGGCTGCGGCGCAAGCTCGGCGCCGGCGTGATCGGCACCCGGCGCGGCTTCGGCTATTATCTGGAAGGGTCGGGCGCGTGA
- a CDS encoding HAMP domain-containing sensor histidine kinase produces MSETGSGSLGRRLTLAGAVAVLAALGLAAAGLIVLFGAHVERRATAELSVHLDQVMAGLARRDGGLAVVRAPADPRFARPYGGLYWQIETGDTVLRSRSLWDVDLALPVDELEDGRVHVHRLAGPDGQALLVLERSVRLPAALGNAPARVAVALDRAELDAARRAFATDLMPYLALLAGVLIAAQIAQVRFGLGPLRRIGARVATLRDGRATRMGADWPREVRPLAREIDALMAAREADVDRARLRAGDLAHGLKTPLQALLGEAGRLRARGAAREAEAIEEVVRTMQGHVERELVRARTIAGGRSATQVLGVAERIVSVLRRTPDGERLTWEIAIPKDLAVALDPADLAEAIGALAENAARHARSHVALTAARADAMVRIHLRDDGPGVPETEIASLVTRGRRLDERGTAMEGTGLGLSIASEIAEAVGGGVSLANRPEGFEAVLELPGRTAPPSPDGN; encoded by the coding sequence GTGAGCGAGACCGGAAGCGGCTCGCTCGGCCGGCGGCTGACGCTGGCCGGCGCGGTGGCGGTGCTCGCTGCGCTGGGGCTTGCCGCCGCCGGCCTGATCGTGCTGTTCGGCGCCCATGTGGAGCGTCGCGCCACCGCCGAACTCTCCGTGCATCTCGATCAGGTGATGGCTGGCCTTGCCCGCCGCGACGGGGGCCTCGCGGTCGTGCGCGCGCCGGCCGATCCGCGCTTCGCGCGGCCCTACGGCGGGCTCTACTGGCAGATCGAGACGGGCGACACGGTGCTGCGCTCGCGCTCGCTGTGGGATGTCGATCTGGCGCTGCCCGTCGACGAGCTGGAAGACGGGCGCGTCCATGTCCATCGCCTGGCCGGACCGGACGGGCAGGCGCTTCTGGTTCTGGAGCGCAGCGTCCGTCTGCCGGCGGCGCTCGGCAACGCGCCGGCGCGGGTGGCGGTCGCGCTCGACCGGGCGGAGCTCGACGCCGCGCGGCGGGCCTTCGCCACCGATCTCATGCCGTATCTGGCGCTCTTGGCGGGCGTGTTGATCGCCGCGCAGATCGCCCAGGTCCGCTTCGGTCTGGGGCCCCTGCGCCGCATCGGCGCGCGCGTGGCGACCCTGCGCGACGGCCGCGCGACGCGCATGGGCGCCGACTGGCCGCGCGAGGTGCGCCCGCTCGCCCGCGAGATCGATGCGCTGATGGCGGCCCGGGAGGCCGATGTCGACCGCGCGCGCCTGCGTGCCGGCGATCTGGCGCACGGGCTGAAGACACCGCTTCAGGCGCTGCTCGGCGAGGCCGGGCGGCTGCGGGCGCGGGGCGCGGCACGGGAGGCGGAGGCGATCGAGGAAGTCGTGCGCACCATGCAGGGGCATGTGGAACGCGAACTGGTGCGGGCCCGCACGATCGCGGGCGGGCGCAGCGCCACGCAGGTCCTCGGGGTCGCCGAGCGGATCGTCTCGGTCCTGCGGCGCACGCCCGATGGCGAGCGGCTGACCTGGGAGATCGCGATCCCGAAGGACCTCGCCGTCGCGCTCGATCCGGCCGACCTCGCGGAGGCCATCGGCGCGCTGGCGGAAAACGCCGCCCGGCACGCACGGTCCCATGTGGCGCTGACGGCCGCGCGCGCCGACGCCATGGTGCGCATCCACCTGCGCGACGACGGTCCCGGTGTGCCCGAGACCGAAATCGCGTCCCTGGTCACGCGCGGGCGGCGCCTCGACGAACGCGGGACGGCGATGGAGGGCACCGGTCTCGGCCTGTCGATCGCCAGCGAGATCGCCGAGGCGGTCGGCGGCGGCGTGTCGCTGGCCAACCGGCCGGAAGGCTTCGAGGCGGTGCTCGAGCTTCCCGGCCGCACCGCGCCGCCGTCTCCAGACGGGAACTGA